From a single Planctellipticum variicoloris genomic region:
- a CDS encoding DUF1553 domain-containing protein: MLRLVGMLAVVLLSSSGRAFAADPLDYNRDIKPILSNNCFQCHGPDAAERKGGTDGLRLDTAEGATADQGGSFAIVPRHPEQSALVARVLSRDPDEVMPPAATGKKLTEREKELLERWVREGGAYATHWSYAAPVRPAIPAVKNAKWPRNDIDRFLLARLEREGLQPMPEADKATLIRRVSLDLTGLPPTIAEVDAFLQDESQNAYEKLVDRLLEKPAYGEHWAHQWLDLARYADSAGYADDPPRTIWLYRDYVIKAFNENKPFDQFTVEQIAGDLLPSPTNDQLIATAFHRNTLTNSEGGTNDEEFRNVAIVDRVNTTMAVWMGTTIACAQCHSHKYDPLSQEEFFKLFAFFNHSEDADRRDESPLLSIFTPEQQQQRQAWEAEIAGLQQTLQTLTPELAIEQQKWMERLSAEFTWIGLIPSQAKRESGKPIEINSDAVVSASEKADTDVYRLELPALEGTLRALKLETASNSGLAGGNFVLTGVKVNLVPPGGTAAIGRYVRVELPGKQRILHLAEVQAFRGDENLALKGQASQSSTDFGGDAGRGIDGNTDGDYAKNSVTHCAITDDPWWEVDLKADQPLERIVIWNRTDGDTESRIKGFKVSVLNAARETIWQQMVDEIPNPQQALSVSGVREVAFTSAIADYMQPGFNAQEVLKNDKPAEKGWAVGGAIDAPHVLTLLTSTPVSVPAGATLQVTLEQQSKHAGHLLGSFRLSVTDDERAGERAATPAAVLHAITARSEADRTAEERAAITKQFLAVTPALATQRSRVAELQKSLNDMPPVTVPIMRDLPADKHRVTKLQHRGNFMDLGQEVSEGTPAVFPSPPAGEPLNRLALAKWLVTEQNPLTARVIANRYWESIFGTGIVATSEEFGSQGDQPSHPELLDWLATELHAMHWDLKAFVKQIVTSAAYRQSSRVTPELVQLDPDNRLLARGPRFRMSAEMIRDQALAVSGLLSHKLYGPPVKPPQPSLGLSAAFGSGIDWQTSGGEDKYRRGLYTTWRRSSPYPSMATFDAPNRETCTLRRVRTNTPLQALVTLNDPVYIEASQALARLALAEGGATTEERMRFAFRRCTSREPHPAELARLVRLHDETAAGFRDHPDLAMKMATEPLGPSPAGVDVVDLAAWSVVGNVLLNLDEMLMKR, translated from the coding sequence CGGCGGCAACCGGGAAGAAGCTGACCGAGCGGGAAAAGGAATTGCTGGAGCGCTGGGTCCGTGAAGGGGGAGCCTACGCGACTCACTGGTCGTACGCCGCGCCGGTCCGGCCGGCGATTCCTGCAGTGAAGAACGCCAAGTGGCCGCGGAATGACATCGACCGCTTTCTGCTGGCCCGGCTGGAACGCGAGGGGCTGCAGCCGATGCCGGAGGCGGACAAAGCGACGCTGATCCGCCGGGTGTCGCTGGATCTGACGGGGCTGCCGCCCACGATTGCCGAGGTCGACGCCTTCCTGCAGGACGAGAGTCAAAACGCCTACGAAAAACTGGTCGACCGGCTGCTGGAGAAGCCTGCGTATGGCGAGCACTGGGCGCATCAGTGGCTGGATCTGGCCCGGTATGCGGACTCGGCGGGGTATGCCGATGACCCGCCGCGGACGATCTGGCTGTATCGCGACTACGTCATCAAGGCGTTCAACGAGAACAAGCCGTTCGACCAGTTCACGGTCGAGCAGATCGCGGGCGACCTGCTGCCGAGCCCGACGAACGACCAGCTCATCGCCACGGCGTTCCATCGCAACACGCTGACCAACAGCGAGGGTGGGACGAACGATGAGGAGTTCCGCAACGTCGCGATCGTCGATCGCGTCAACACGACGATGGCGGTCTGGATGGGAACGACGATCGCCTGCGCCCAGTGCCACAGTCACAAGTACGACCCGCTGTCGCAGGAGGAGTTCTTCAAGCTGTTCGCGTTCTTCAACCATTCGGAGGACGCGGACCGGCGCGACGAGAGCCCGCTGCTGTCGATCTTTACGCCCGAGCAGCAGCAGCAGCGGCAGGCGTGGGAGGCTGAGATCGCCGGGCTGCAGCAGACGCTGCAGACGTTGACGCCGGAGCTGGCAATCGAGCAGCAGAAGTGGATGGAGCGACTGTCGGCGGAATTCACCTGGATCGGGCTGATTCCTTCCCAGGCGAAGCGGGAATCCGGGAAGCCGATCGAGATCAACAGCGATGCTGTGGTGTCTGCGTCCGAGAAGGCGGACACGGACGTCTATCGACTGGAGCTGCCGGCGCTCGAAGGGACGCTGCGGGCGCTGAAGCTGGAAACGGCGAGCAATTCGGGGCTGGCCGGCGGAAACTTTGTGTTGACGGGCGTGAAAGTGAACCTGGTTCCGCCGGGCGGAACCGCCGCAATCGGGCGTTACGTGCGTGTCGAGCTGCCGGGCAAACAGCGGATTCTGCACCTGGCGGAAGTTCAGGCGTTCCGCGGTGACGAAAACCTGGCCCTGAAGGGGCAGGCGTCGCAGAGTTCGACCGACTTTGGTGGCGACGCCGGGCGGGGCATCGACGGGAACACGGACGGAGATTACGCGAAGAACTCGGTCACGCACTGCGCGATTACGGATGATCCATGGTGGGAAGTCGATCTGAAGGCTGATCAGCCGCTGGAGCGGATTGTGATCTGGAACCGGACCGATGGCGACACGGAGAGTCGGATCAAAGGATTCAAAGTCTCCGTGCTGAATGCGGCGCGGGAGACGATCTGGCAGCAGATGGTCGACGAGATCCCGAATCCGCAACAGGCGTTGTCGGTCAGCGGCGTGCGCGAAGTGGCCTTTACGTCGGCCATCGCGGACTACATGCAGCCGGGCTTCAATGCCCAGGAAGTGCTGAAGAACGACAAGCCGGCTGAGAAGGGCTGGGCCGTCGGCGGGGCAATCGACGCTCCGCATGTTCTGACCCTGCTGACATCGACTCCGGTGTCCGTCCCGGCGGGAGCGACCCTGCAGGTGACGCTGGAGCAGCAGTCGAAGCATGCGGGGCATCTGCTGGGTTCGTTCCGGCTGTCGGTGACCGATGACGAACGGGCCGGCGAACGGGCGGCCACGCCGGCGGCCGTCCTGCACGCGATCACGGCGAGGTCGGAGGCCGACCGGACGGCCGAGGAGCGGGCGGCGATCACGAAACAATTCCTGGCGGTGACGCCGGCGCTGGCGACGCAACGGTCGCGGGTGGCGGAGTTGCAGAAGTCGCTCAACGACATGCCGCCGGTCACGGTGCCGATCATGCGGGATCTGCCGGCGGACAAGCACCGCGTCACGAAGCTGCAGCACCGCGGCAACTTCATGGATCTGGGGCAGGAAGTATCTGAGGGGACGCCGGCGGTCTTTCCGTCGCCACCTGCGGGCGAACCGCTCAACCGGCTGGCGCTGGCGAAGTGGCTGGTGACCGAGCAGAACCCGCTCACGGCCCGGGTGATCGCCAACCGGTACTGGGAGTCGATCTTCGGGACAGGGATCGTGGCGACGAGCGAGGAGTTCGGCTCACAGGGAGATCAGCCGTCCCATCCCGAATTGCTCGACTGGCTGGCCACCGAACTGCATGCGATGCACTGGGATTTGAAGGCGTTCGTAAAACAGATCGTGACCTCTGCGGCGTATCGGCAGTCGTCCCGGGTGACGCCCGAACTCGTGCAACTCGATCCCGACAACCGGCTGCTGGCGCGCGGCCCGCGGTTCCGCATGTCGGCCGAGATGATTCGCGACCAGGCGCTCGCCGTCAGCGGGCTGCTGAGCCACAAATTGTATGGCCCGCCCGTGAAGCCGCCTCAGCCATCGCTGGGACTGTCTGCGGCGTTCGGGAGCGGGATCGACTGGCAGACGAGCGGCGGGGAAGACAAGTACCGGCGGGGGCTCTATACGACATGGCGGCGGTCGAGTCCGTATCCTTCGATGGCGACGTTCGACGCTCCAAACCGCGAGACGTGCACGCTCCGTCGGGTCCGGACGAATACGCCGCTGCAGGCGCTGGTGACTCTCAACGACCCGGTTTATATCGAAGCCTCTCAGGCACTGGCCCGGCTGGCGCTCGCTGAGGGGGGGGCGACGACGGAAGAGCGAATGCGATTCGCCTTCCGGCGTTGCACGTCGCGGGAGCCGCATCCCGCAGAGCTGGCACGGCTGGTTCGATTGCACGACGAGACCGCGGCCGGGTTCCGGGACCATCCGGACCTGGCGATGAAGATGGCGACCGAGCCGCTCGGCCCGTCCCCGGCGGGAGTGGATGTGGTCGACCTGGCGGCGTGGTCGGTAGTGGGGAACGTGCTGCTGAATCTGGATGAGATGCTGATGAAGCGGTGA